The Balaenoptera acutorostrata chromosome 10, mBalAcu1.1, whole genome shotgun sequence genome has a window encoding:
- the LOC103012094 gene encoding ferritin light chain-like, with protein MSSQIRQNYSTEVEAAVNRLVNMHLRASYTCLSLGFYFDRDDVALEGVGHFFRELAKEKHESAERLLKMQNQRGGRALFQDVQKPSRDECGKTQDAMEAASNMEKNLNQALLDLRALGSAWTDPHLCDFLESHFLDEEVKLIKKMGDHLTNLRRLAGPQAGLGEYLFERLTLKHD; from the coding sequence ATGAGCTCCCAGATTCGTCAGAATTATTCCACCGAGGTGGAGGCCGCCGTCAACCGCCTGGTCAACATGCATCTGCGGGCCTCCTACACCTGcctctctctgggcttctattTCGACCGCGACGATGTGGCTCTGGAGGGCGTGGGCCACTTTTTCCGCGAATTGGCCAAAGAGAAGCACGAGAGCGCCGAACGtctcttgaaaatgcaaaacCAACGCGGCGGCCGCGCCCTCTTCCAGGACGTGCAGAAGCCATCTCGAGATGAGTGCGGTAAAACTCAGGACGCTATGGAAGCCGCCAGTAACATGGAGAAGAACCTGAACCAGGCCCTTCTGGATCTGCGTGCCCTGGGTTCTGCCTGGACAGACCCCCACCTCTGCGACTTCCTGGAGAGCCACTTCCTAGATGAGGAGGTGAAACTCATCAAGAAGATGGGTGACCACCTGACCAACCTCCGCAGGCTGGCTggtccccaggctgggctgggcgaGTATCTCTTTGAAAGGCTCACCCTCAAGCACGACTAG